A stretch of Clostridium formicaceticum DNA encodes these proteins:
- the tatC gene encoding twin-arginine translocase subunit TatC, with translation MDKKMSITEHLGELRYRLIFSLTVLLMGALLVYLNMDKMIRWLMVPLDGKILHFTGPADGLFVTVQIAVVGGIILALPVLIYHVLAFIIPGCTRHERKVVFSSIPPAIFLFFLGMLFGKQKLFPVVLQFFLGVGEAYLNPMLLGSKYFSFLVMLTFTMGLFFQIPLIMVALSRLGIIRSTKLRATRMYGYISIFMVVGTLVPSPDFLTLVGICLPVILLYESSIWIIYLMEKVQEKKEKINYA, from the coding sequence ATGGATAAAAAAATGTCGATAACAGAACACCTGGGAGAACTACGGTATCGTCTTATCTTCTCCCTTACGGTTTTACTGATGGGTGCTCTGCTGGTTTATCTCAATATGGACAAGATGATTAGATGGCTTATGGTTCCTCTGGATGGGAAGATCCTCCATTTTACCGGTCCCGCTGACGGCTTGTTTGTGACAGTGCAAATTGCTGTGGTGGGTGGAATTATACTAGCTTTGCCCGTATTGATTTACCATGTGCTGGCTTTTATCATACCGGGTTGTACCCGCCATGAAAGAAAAGTTGTTTTTTCCTCCATACCTCCTGCCATATTTCTATTCTTTCTGGGGATGTTATTTGGTAAACAGAAGCTCTTCCCAGTAGTATTACAGTTTTTTTTAGGTGTTGGAGAAGCTTATCTCAATCCAATGCTCCTTGGTAGTAAATATTTTTCATTTTTAGTGATGTTAACTTTTACCATGGGTCTATTTTTTCAGATACCTTTGATCATGGTGGCTTTGAGCCGACTTGGAATAATTAGATCCACTAAGCTCAGAGCTACCAGGATGTACGGCTATATCAGTATTTTCATGGTGGTGGGTACCCTTGTTCCGTCACCGGACTTTTTAACTTTAGTAGGTATTTGTTTACCGGTTATTCTTCTTTATGAATCCAGTATTTGGATTATATATCTTATGGAAAAAGTTCAAGAAAAGAAAGAAAAGATCAATTATGCATAA
- a CDS encoding twin-arginine translocase TatA/TatE family subunit — protein sequence MPNIGLAELVIILSIALIVFGPGKLPDVGHALGKSLREFKIAKDSVFNDVNDALEKEKNEQETIK from the coding sequence ATGCCAAATATAGGTTTAGCTGAGTTAGTGATTATTTTATCTATTGCATTAATTGTGTTTGGACCCGGAAAACTGCCTGATGTTGGTCATGCCCTGGGAAAATCATTACGGGAATTTAAAATAGCTAAAGACAGTGTGTTCAATGATGTCAATGATGCGTTAGAAAAAGAAAAAAATGAGCAAGAAACTATTAAGTAG
- the tatC gene encoding twin-arginine translocase subunit TatC has product MIINYAKIIEPLERFRKVIIFSLIIVMVVMIVAYLRADVLIGFLAKPLGEKQLVFLSPIEGFMTKIQVAFFTALALSSPLIFWQAVGLAVPLLGRRQKKVLYWVIPLATLLFTVGVIFSFTVVIPITLKFLLKMGEAYMTATLAAGQYFSFVIMLSLGMGVVFELPVILAILATVGIINSRMLREKRKFAFLGIMVLAAFITPSDAFSMLAVGIPVFLLYEFSILMILVIEKSSKKHSNLQEV; this is encoded by the coding sequence ATGATTATCAACTATGCAAAGATAATAGAACCACTGGAACGGTTTCGCAAGGTGATCATTTTTTCGCTGATAATAGTAATGGTTGTAATGATAGTAGCTTATTTACGTGCAGATGTGCTGATTGGATTTTTGGCAAAACCCTTAGGTGAAAAGCAACTGGTATTCCTCTCGCCTATAGAAGGTTTTATGACTAAAATTCAAGTAGCTTTCTTTACGGCCTTGGCACTGTCTTCCCCTTTAATATTTTGGCAGGCTGTTGGGTTAGCGGTTCCCTTGCTGGGGAGGAGGCAGAAGAAAGTATTATACTGGGTCATCCCCTTAGCAACGCTGCTGTTTACTGTAGGTGTAATCTTTAGTTTTACAGTAGTCATACCTATTACCCTTAAGTTTCTTCTGAAGATGGGAGAGGCCTATATGACGGCTACTTTAGCAGCAGGTCAATATTTCTCTTTTGTCATTATGCTTTCTTTGGGTATGGGCGTTGTATTTGAGTTACCGGTGATTTTAGCTATTCTAGCAACAGTTGGGATAATTAATTCTCGGATGTTGCGTGAAAAGCGTAAGTTTGCTTTTCTTGGTATTATGGTGTTGGCAGCATTTATTACGCCCTCTGATGCATTTAGTATGCTGGCCGTCGGTATTCCAGTGTTTTTATTGTATGAATTTAGTATCCTGATGATTCTCGTCATAGAAAAGTCAAGTAAAAAACATTCAAATTTACAGGAGGTATAA
- a CDS encoding class I SAM-dependent methyltransferase, with product MKYEGKIFLKSFVQQPNIVGSVIPSSKYLCNSMLKNIDFKDCNCIVEYGAGTGIFTKEICRRKKKNTLFISFELNRGMYNSIKELHSPKDKIYIIHDSAENLMKYLDRYQIDSVDYFISGLPFAILPKEVSNKILDNTFLKLKDDGEFIMFQYSFQYLNTLKSTFPQLRLGFQPLNFPPAFIYYCRKIKS from the coding sequence ATGAAATACGAAGGTAAAATATTTTTAAAAAGCTTCGTCCAGCAACCCAACATTGTTGGTTCTGTTATACCTAGTTCAAAATATTTATGCAATAGTATGTTAAAAAATATTGATTTTAAGGACTGTAATTGTATTGTTGAATACGGAGCAGGAACAGGTATATTCACTAAAGAAATATGTCGTAGAAAGAAAAAAAATACCTTGTTTATTTCTTTTGAATTAAATAGAGGAATGTATAATAGCATTAAAGAGCTACATTCCCCAAAAGATAAGATATATATTATTCATGATTCTGCTGAAAATTTAATGAAATATCTAGATAGGTATCAAATAGATAGTGTAGACTATTTTATTTCTGGATTACCATTTGCCATTTTACCAAAGGAAGTAAGCAATAAAATATTAGATAATACTTTTTTAAAGCTTAAAGATGATGGGGAATTTATAATGTTCCAATATTCATTCCAATATTTGAACACTTTAAAAAGTACTTTTCCTCAATTAAGGTTAGGATTTCAACCATTAAACTTTCCACCTGCTTTTATCTATTATTGTAGAAAGATTAAAAGCTGA
- a CDS encoding YgaP family membrane protein codes for MKISFKQNIGNTDRLIRIIIGTILVLLVFYNIVTSNILRNLLVITSTLLLIEGVIGY; via the coding sequence ATGAAAATATCCTTCAAACAAAATATAGGAAATACTGATAGATTGATACGTATCATTATAGGAACAATACTTGTACTACTGGTGTTCTATAATATAGTTACTTCAAATATACTGAGAAATCTTTTGGTCATAACAAGTACCCTTCTTCTTATTGAAGGCGTTATTGGATATTGA
- a CDS encoding CC/Se motif family (seleno)protein: MKFQVAPESEGYILQKNEPVMIMLSNMGGCCGGSALIPKIELGSPKNLTSFKITEVGKITIYYDKGIKKVKKIKIGLSKLFWFKKLTIEFIE, from the coding sequence ATGAAATTTCAAGTTGCACCAGAGTCTGAAGGGTATATATTACAAAAGAATGAACCAGTTATGATTATGTTATCAAATATGGGAGGCTGCTGTGGTGGTTCTGCCCTGATTCCTAAAATTGAATTGGGAAGCCCAAAAAATTTGACTAGTTTTAAAATAACTGAAGTAGGAAAAATAACAATTTATTATGATAAGGGGATCAAGAAAGTTAAAAAAATAAAAATTGGTCTTTCAAAGTTGTTTTGGTTTAAGAAATTGACAATAGAATTTATTGAATAA
- the lgt gene encoding prolipoprotein diacylglyceryl transferase encodes MKTLFSIGPFHINLFGVMIAIGVLAGFVVLTMEAKRKKMNVDLLSSLACYSLVAGIIGARLNYVLAFNLSYYLSNPIEIFMIQQGGLSIQGGLIAGVLFGIWYAKKNHISIGQAADAIAPGIILGQAIGRIGCDVYGYAMSKPWFWGVNVAGQILHPAQIYEAVLNYFIFGILWYKRKNTKYDGQLFVFYLIGFSMNRFVVEIFRTNPIVFGPITIAHLYSIIMMIGAVLLSLWFKKKDSRRENTRINLRSEEKESWKSAVVIAIMTIISIFLYYYIQGI; translated from the coding sequence TTGAAAACATTATTTAGTATTGGACCATTTCATATTAATCTATTTGGCGTTATGATCGCTATTGGAGTATTAGCGGGATTCGTTGTATTAACGATGGAGGCCAAAAGAAAGAAAATGAATGTTGATTTGTTGTCTAGCTTAGCTTGTTATTCATTAGTTGCTGGAATCATAGGTGCTCGATTAAATTATGTACTAGCCTTTAATTTATCCTATTATTTATCTAACCCTATTGAAATTTTTATGATCCAACAGGGGGGATTATCGATACAAGGGGGACTAATTGCAGGAGTACTGTTTGGCATCTGGTACGCAAAGAAAAATCATATTTCCATCGGACAGGCAGCAGATGCAATTGCTCCTGGGATTATATTAGGGCAAGCAATTGGGCGAATCGGCTGTGACGTATATGGGTATGCAATGTCAAAACCATGGTTTTGGGGTGTAAATGTTGCAGGACAAATACTTCATCCTGCACAAATCTATGAAGCTGTTTTAAATTATTTTATTTTTGGAATCCTATGGTATAAACGAAAAAATACAAAATATGACGGCCAATTATTTGTTTTCTATTTAATTGGGTTTTCAATGAATCGATTTGTTGTAGAAATCTTTAGAACAAATCCAATCGTTTTTGGGCCAATAACAATAGCTCATTTATACAGTATCATCATGATGATTGGGGCAGTGTTATTAAGCTTGTGGTTTAAGAAAAAGGATAGTAGGAGAGAAAATACCAGAATCAATTTAAGAAGTGAAGAAAAAGAAAGCTGGAAAAGTGCAGTAGTGATTGCCATAATGACAATCATCTCAATATTTCTTTATTATTATATTCAAGGAATTTAA
- a CDS encoding cytochrome c biogenesis CcdA family protein: MLIAFAAGLVSFLSPCIIPMITVYFSLITGMSMEELTKIKKKTSTHIHIMINTLLFIAAFTIVFTIAGGTAGRAAKFLSNNIRIFNAIGGTMVIILALKLLGFFKAISLKSNKLEKLFNTDKINTPFRYLTTFFVGIFFAIACSHCIGPILYSMLIFAGSTGSAYNGMLVMFSFSMGLAVPYLLVGLTLRRSIGILQRISKYQKYISYSVGAILLFFGILMIFNKFTLLVGFLSRIIPIKIPFGM, encoded by the coding sequence TTGTTAATTGCATTTGCAGCAGGTTTAGTATCTTTTCTTTCACCTTGTATAATCCCGATGATCACAGTATATTTTAGTCTTATTACCGGTATGTCCATGGAGGAACTTACAAAAATAAAGAAAAAAACAAGTACACATATTCATATTATGATAAATACCCTATTGTTTATTGCAGCCTTTACCATTGTGTTTACTATTGCTGGTGGTACAGCAGGGCGAGCTGCAAAGTTCCTAAGTAATAACATTCGTATCTTTAATGCAATTGGTGGTACGATGGTTATTATTCTAGCTCTGAAGTTGCTAGGATTTTTTAAAGCCATATCGCTAAAAAGTAATAAATTAGAAAAATTATTTAATACGGATAAAATTAATACACCATTTAGATATCTTACTACTTTTTTCGTAGGGATATTTTTTGCTATTGCTTGCTCCCATTGTATAGGCCCTATTTTATACTCAATGTTAATATTTGCTGGAAGTACAGGCTCAGCATATAATGGCATGCTTGTTATGTTTTCATTTTCGATGGGATTAGCAGTGCCCTATTTATTAGTGGGATTAACACTAAGACGATCAATAGGTATTTTGCAAAGGATATCTAAGTATCAAAAGTATATATCTTATAGTGTCGGTGCTATATTATTATTCTTTGGGATATTAATGATTTTTAATAAATTTACCCTACTAGTAGGATTTTTGTCTAGAATCATTCCAATAAAAATTCCATTTGGAATGTAG
- a CDS encoding sensor histidine kinase, protein MKFNSIVTKLWIILTLLILLVIGISSSIQTNFMENIYYQQQAKQLSSLGKKILELIYTEEDREVMEMKIDAISKMMDVNVMIVDKNNIIQSSHGLGQNIRDLLIDTDDSIHGPLTKSDVEKLLNGETVIHQGSNEYLKMDVLSAAIPLEDPNSTIRAVIIHAPLKPLAEEWAIFKIITIYTGVGGIIIATILSLIFSKKVSKPLLNMSKIALSMASGDFSRRVDSSSNDEVGLLATSLNNLSTQLQEKVAQLERLDSTRREFVSNLSHEMKTPLSIIQAFTEALQDNLAVDEDEKEQYLNNISEEVERLKRLVIEVLDLKKMEEGCDDFQKEYVDLKEIVESVRSEFYTFSEKKGIDLLFTIDKRIQPVFCNKDRIKQVFINLIDNALRHTLQGGQVYVTISAKVNSVQIEVRDTGEGIPSDDLPMIWERFYKVDKSRIRVAGGTGLGLAITKKIIETHGGCIEVQSKLSEGTTFTIVLSYKKNNVTKSLN, encoded by the coding sequence ATGAAGTTTAATAGTATTGTGACAAAACTCTGGATAATTCTAACCCTTTTAATCCTACTGGTGATTGGGATATCCAGTTCAATCCAAACGAATTTTATGGAGAATATTTATTATCAGCAACAAGCTAAACAGTTATCTTCCCTTGGTAAAAAGATCTTGGAGCTAATTTATACAGAAGAAGACAGAGAAGTTATGGAAATGAAAATAGATGCTATTTCTAAAATGATGGATGTTAATGTGATGATTGTGGACAAAAACAACATTATACAATCATCTCATGGTTTGGGTCAAAATATCCGTGATTTGCTCATTGATACTGATGATTCTATACATGGGCCGTTAACGAAAAGTGATGTAGAAAAACTATTAAATGGAGAAACCGTTATCCATCAAGGCAGTAACGAATATCTGAAAATGGATGTTCTCTCAGCAGCTATTCCGTTAGAGGATCCTAATAGCACTATAAGAGCAGTGATTATTCATGCTCCCCTAAAGCCGTTAGCTGAGGAATGGGCTATTTTTAAAATAATTACAATCTATACAGGTGTTGGCGGTATAATTATTGCCACTATCTTAAGTTTAATATTTTCCAAAAAGGTATCCAAACCTTTGCTTAATATGAGTAAAATCGCCTTGTCTATGGCAAGTGGTGATTTTTCCCGTAGAGTTGATAGTAGTTCCAACGATGAGGTCGGTTTATTGGCCACTTCCTTGAATAATCTTTCCACTCAACTTCAAGAAAAGGTGGCTCAACTGGAAAGACTAGATAGTACACGACGGGAATTTGTATCCAATCTATCCCACGAAATGAAGACGCCCCTAAGTATTATACAGGCATTTACAGAAGCATTGCAGGATAATCTTGCAGTAGACGAAGATGAAAAAGAGCAATATTTGAATAATATCTCCGAAGAGGTGGAACGGTTAAAACGCTTAGTAATAGAAGTATTAGACCTCAAGAAAATGGAAGAGGGCTGTGATGACTTCCAGAAAGAATATGTAGACTTAAAAGAAATTGTGGAATCCGTACGAAGTGAATTTTATACTTTTTCTGAAAAAAAAGGCATTGATTTATTGTTTACAATTGATAAACGAATTCAACCAGTGTTTTGTAATAAGGACAGAATAAAGCAGGTATTTATAAATCTAATTGACAATGCCCTGCGTCATACTCTTCAAGGAGGTCAAGTGTATGTAACTATTTCTGCAAAAGTAAACAGTGTCCAAATTGAAGTAAGAGATACAGGCGAAGGGATTCCTTCTGATGATTTGCCAATGATTTGGGAAAGATTTTATAAAGTTGATAAATCGCGGATACGAGTTGCAGGAGGAACTGGTTTAGGTTTAGCTATTACTAAGAAAATTATAGAGACCCACGGTGGATGTATCGAAGTACAGAGTAAACTTAGCGAAGGCACAACATTTACTATTGTTCTCTCCTACAAAAAGAATAATGTTACAAAAAGTTTAAACTAA
- a CDS encoding response regulator transcription factor, with the protein MNNLRVLVADDESKIRQAIGLYLKKEGYEVGEAKDGAEAFAKFNAEPWDIIILDIMMPKMDGVQVCQEIRKTSMVPIIMLTAKNEEVDRILGLELGADDYMGKPFSPRELIARIKAVYRRMGTKTSTEENILKYPELKINLLTREVFIMEQQITLTLKEFELFSLLARSPGQVFSREQLLEKVWGIDYYGDSRCVDTHINRLRDKLKVPNETSFISTVWGIGYKFEINK; encoded by the coding sequence ATGAATAATTTAAGGGTCTTAGTAGCCGACGATGAAAGTAAAATTCGTCAGGCCATTGGTTTATATTTAAAAAAGGAAGGATATGAAGTAGGAGAAGCAAAGGATGGGGCGGAAGCCTTTGCTAAATTTAATGCAGAACCCTGGGATATTATTATACTGGATATTATGATGCCTAAAATGGATGGTGTTCAAGTGTGCCAGGAAATCAGAAAAACCTCCATGGTGCCCATTATTATGTTGACGGCGAAAAACGAAGAGGTTGATCGGATTCTTGGTTTAGAGTTGGGGGCGGATGATTACATGGGCAAACCCTTTAGTCCTAGAGAATTAATAGCCAGAATAAAAGCCGTATATCGTAGAATGGGAACAAAAACATCTACCGAGGAAAACATACTAAAATATCCAGAGTTGAAAATAAATTTGTTAACCCGCGAGGTTTTTATTATGGAACAGCAAATTACTTTAACATTGAAGGAATTTGAGCTATTTTCCCTTTTGGCTCGTTCTCCTGGTCAGGTCTTCAGTCGAGAACAATTACTAGAGAAAGTATGGGGTATTGATTATTATGGGGATTCAAGATGTGTAGATACCCATATTAACCGATTGAGAGACAAACTAAAAGTGCCTAATGAAACTTCGTTTATTAGTACAGTATGGGGAATTGGCTACAAATTTGAAATAAATAAATGA
- a CDS encoding formate dehydrogenase accessory protein FdhE, whose protein sequence is MTVKFQAPDNLVAFYREIAKSQAWAQLSINKKFETKLLSQDKNKKHFERKSVLLDKIIIDTDEKVFGEVFKEILHSASKFTDNSDNLKDLLAWSKEVDMGAYLHAALQGDYQEIISKNGISSPESISYFGELAVRPYLRVMSNKAGGHHHHEWKESFCPICGRKAAFSVLENDCRTLVCIGCYTEWVYPYLKCSTCETLDHSNLGFLIPEGIEGEKVFICKECCSYIKMFDREVLQESDLQLADLNTLYLDLLAISKDYYREDSINPLIN, encoded by the coding sequence ATGACAGTTAAATTTCAGGCACCTGATAATTTAGTGGCCTTTTATAGAGAAATTGCTAAGAGTCAGGCTTGGGCACAACTTTCTATCAATAAGAAATTTGAAACAAAATTGCTTTCTCAGGACAAAAATAAAAAACATTTTGAACGGAAGTCTGTACTGCTTGACAAAATAATTATTGATACTGATGAAAAAGTTTTTGGTGAAGTTTTTAAAGAGATCCTTCATTCTGCATCTAAATTCACTGACAACTCAGATAATCTTAAGGATTTATTGGCGTGGTCGAAAGAAGTTGATATGGGTGCTTATTTACATGCAGCCCTGCAGGGAGACTACCAGGAAATTATCTCTAAAAATGGTATTTCAAGTCCTGAAAGTATAAGTTATTTTGGTGAACTGGCAGTACGACCCTACCTGCGAGTTATGTCAAATAAGGCTGGAGGGCACCACCACCATGAGTGGAAGGAGAGTTTTTGCCCTATATGCGGTAGGAAAGCAGCTTTTTCAGTTTTAGAAAATGATTGTCGAACTCTGGTTTGCATTGGTTGTTATACAGAGTGGGTATATCCTTACCTAAAATGTAGTACCTGTGAGACTTTAGATCATTCAAACCTGGGATTTTTGATACCAGAGGGTATTGAAGGAGAAAAAGTTTTTATCTGCAAAGAATGCTGTAGTTACATCAAAATGTTTGATAGAGAGGTATTACAAGAAAGTGATCTGCAGCTGGCGGACTTGAACACCTTGTACCTGGATTTACTGGCAATATCAAAGGATTACTATAGAGAAGACTCTATAAATCCTTTAATTAACTAA
- a CDS encoding 4Fe-4S dicluster domain-containing protein has translation MRNSEQQTTETAPVLPVVPWRSGSVKQPKDFSKAMAKLIDITKCTGCKGCQVACKNWNQLPAQVEKYNGSYQSHKDTLGLTYTVVKFYEPKTSGDPVWFFRKHQCMHCGEAICVQRCPHFALSYTQVGSIIRDYKKCMGCGTCIKVCEYNIPKRDYTLLKNKPRQCVYCYDRVVNGLTPLCVKTCPSNALSYGPLKEILDKAKKRVSEIKGKYPAANVYGGEDLNIGPNNVIYVLPEGADKYDLPQNPKPVMNGTGPGPGMMGRETMGPGNMGPGMRR, from the coding sequence ATGCGTAATTCAGAACAGCAAACTACCGAAACGGCGCCGGTATTACCGGTAGTGCCATGGAGGAGTGGAAGCGTTAAGCAGCCTAAGGATTTTTCAAAAGCAATGGCTAAACTAATTGATATTACCAAGTGTACAGGCTGTAAGGGATGCCAGGTTGCCTGCAAGAATTGGAACCAACTTCCTGCACAAGTAGAAAAATATAATGGCAGTTATCAGTCTCACAAAGATACACTGGGATTAACCTATACAGTTGTCAAGTTTTATGAGCCTAAGACGTCAGGAGACCCTGTATGGTTTTTCCGTAAACACCAGTGTATGCATTGTGGGGAAGCCATCTGCGTACAAAGATGTCCCCATTTTGCCCTTAGCTATACCCAGGTTGGATCAATCATTAGAGATTATAAGAAATGTATGGGCTGTGGTACCTGTATAAAGGTTTGTGAATATAACATTCCTAAACGTGACTATACCTTGCTGAAAAATAAGCCACGCCAGTGTGTCTATTGCTATGATCGGGTAGTAAATGGTCTGACCCCCTTATGTGTTAAGACCTGTCCCTCAAACGCCCTTTCTTATGGACCGCTAAAGGAAATATTGGATAAGGCAAAGAAACGAGTTTCAGAAATTAAGGGTAAATATCCTGCAGCTAATGTTTACGGAGGTGAGGATCTTAATATTGGACCTAACAACGTAATCTATGTTCTTCCAGAAGGTGCAGATAAATATGATCTTCCTCAAAATCCGAAACCGGTAATGAATGGAACAGGGCCGGGCCCAGGAATGATGGGACGGGAAACGATGGGACCGGGAAATATGGGACCAGGAATGAGAAGATAG